One Carya illinoinensis cultivar Pawnee chromosome 5, C.illinoinensisPawnee_v1, whole genome shotgun sequence genomic window, TCATGTTGTTTTGATGAAATTATGGGAGCATGTTTGTTGCCACAGACACAaagtaaagaaacaaaaatgagtCAGAAATCAAGCAAGCTTCCCTGCAGAAACAACGAAAATTTTCAATCTTCCACTGCAATATGGGCCTTCAAGCTTTGGTGTTCTCCAACATGGGAAATTACAGACCTCCAAATCAAACCCCACAAGTACTAGTCAATCTGCTACGGAGCAATAACCCTTCCCACTCTCTTCCACTGCGCAATCAGCCAAAAACGGCTCTTCACATGTCTTTGTTTGTAGTGAATAGATAAAGCATTTTAGCTCTCTGGTTACAGTTGGTCCTGGCACCAACTACTCACGGGCTCATTATATGCACAGTGATCAGAATTCCTCACCTATATGGTAATGCTTCGGATGCCTTTATGGAGCATCAGTTATActattgatgcttttttagaagCTTCTTCCCACCGTCTCCAAATTTGGCTCCCATGGATGTTGTAGTTTTCCTCCTTTTTGCATCTCTGTTCTTTCATCCAATTTCACTCCTAGCTCAACCAACAAATCCTGTCTCTCGGATCACCGTAGTGGGTGTGGTTTACTGTGATATCTGCTCCAGCAACACTTTCTCTAGGCACAGCTACTTCATGCCAGGTAACTGGGCTCTTAATACCAAAAACTTGTCTCAAGTTTCATACTTTAGAATGAAATCTCAACttccaatttttcaaatgtgcGCTTTTGTTGGGTTGATTAGGTGCGGATGTTCAAATACAATGCAAATTCAGAGTAAACTCGCCCAAAACCATGGAACAGATCACATTCTCAGTCAACAGAACCACAGATAAACACGGAGTATATACGCTAGAAATACCAACAGTCGATGGGGTGAACTGCGTAGAAGGTCTGGCATTAACATCATTGTGCCAGGCTAGCTTAATAGGGAGCCCGTCTTCAGCCTGCAACGTCCCTGGCTTGAAGATCACGTCAAATGTGATATCAGTCAAGTCTAAGCAAGATAATCTCTGCATATACAACTTGAATGCACTGAGTTTCTGGCCATCTAAGAAGAACACTACCTTATGTGGAAATCAGAAGGAATTGCAGAACTCTTTGGACTCCTCAAAGTGCTTTCTTCCATTTTTCCCACCAAGTGGATTCCCTTGGCCCCCTTTACCTCAATTTCCCTTCCCTCCACTGCCCCCCCTCCCTCCATTGCCCTTTCCTCCACTACCACCTTTCTCCTCATTGCCCTTCCCTCCACTTCCCCCTTTtccatct contains:
- the LOC122311964 gene encoding proline-rich protein 4-like, which translates into the protein MDVVVFLLFASLFFHPISLLAQPTNPVSRITVVGVVYCDICSSNTFSRHSYFMPGADVQIQCKFRVNSPKTMEQITFSVNRTTDKHGVYTLEIPTVDGVNCVEGLALTSLCQASLIGSPSSACNVPGLKITSNVISVKSKQDNLCIYNLNALSFWPSKKNTTLCGNQKELQNSLDSSKCFLPFFPPSGFPWPPLPQFPFPPLPPLPPLPFPPLPPFSSLPFPPLPPFPSFPFPPLPFPNPPSLPFPFPRFPPFPPTTSLFSPPPPPDLI